A genomic stretch from Desulfolutivibrio sulfodismutans DSM 3696 includes:
- a CDS encoding S8 family peptidase, which translates to MRVGNGVCSKMCLAFALVLFLMSNSVSLASDTPKRADESAVAAVQDSSSSAVGLSAAAMENFKQQVKILNEEKKSLTPVQKKINSAIVRTLHGVVLKDRKSSLPMLETSIKLTESNEIMVDIKADVTDDLLAFIKAQGGTIINSFPQYKAIRAQIPITAVETIAAQSGVRFIDKAQEYILHKSTTTEGDVAHSAPTVRTDGYTGAGVKIGVISDSVDYLANLQATGDLPATVTVLQDSPGQTGEGTAMLEIVYDLAPSASLYFATAQGGMAGFANNIIALKDAGCKVIVDDVGYFAESPFQDDVISQAVTTVADAGAFYFSSAANDGNLHSNTSGTYEGDYNEFLDGNGVSWHAYSGSEIHNTITDSPSVITLQWSDPLGGSANDYDLYLLDSAGTVYNASTGTQDGTQDPYEQINVGADLAGYKIAIQKFTGEARFLHLSASRGSLTYSTNGATKGHSTVEKAFGVAAVSAAGRTTAFTGTEAVETFSSDGPRRIFYNPDGSAITPGNFLASGGQVRQKPDITAADCVATSWPGHTSFCGTSAAAPHAAAIAGLLVSAKSAITYTEMFNALTSTALPSPPSWTDYFGLGVIMADRAYASLHIGSGTKYLPGLLLLLE; encoded by the coding sequence ATGCGCGTGGGTAATGGTGTTTGCTCCAAGATGTGCCTTGCTTTTGCACTCGTCCTGTTTCTCATGTCAAATAGCGTGTCGCTGGCGAGCGACACGCCAAAGCGGGCTGACGAATCAGCAGTCGCAGCCGTTCAAGACTCGTCATCGTCGGCTGTCGGCCTTTCAGCCGCCGCCATGGAGAATTTCAAACAGCAGGTCAAGATTTTAAATGAAGAAAAGAAAAGTCTGACGCCTGTTCAGAAAAAAATTAATTCCGCCATTGTCCGCACGCTGCACGGCGTCGTCCTTAAGGATAGGAAATCAAGTCTTCCGATGCTTGAAACCAGCATCAAGTTGACGGAATCAAATGAAATCATGGTGGACATCAAGGCCGATGTCACGGACGACCTGTTGGCCTTCATCAAGGCCCAGGGCGGGACCATCATCAACTCCTTTCCGCAATATAAAGCCATCCGGGCGCAGATTCCGATAACGGCGGTGGAGACCATCGCCGCCCAGTCCGGCGTGCGTTTCATCGACAAGGCCCAGGAGTACATCCTGCACAAGTCCACCACCACGGAAGGCGACGTCGCCCACAGCGCGCCCACAGTCAGGACGGACGGGTACACTGGGGCAGGCGTCAAGATCGGCGTCATTTCCGATTCCGTGGACTATCTGGCCAATCTCCAGGCCACGGGCGACCTGCCGGCCACCGTGACCGTGTTGCAGGATTCTCCGGGCCAGACCGGGGAAGGCACGGCGATGCTCGAGATCGTCTACGACCTCGCTCCCTCCGCTTCGCTGTACTTCGCTACCGCCCAGGGCGGCATGGCCGGTTTCGCCAACAACATCATCGCCCTCAAAGACGCCGGATGCAAGGTCATCGTGGATGATGTCGGATATTTCGCCGAATCTCCCTTTCAGGATGACGTCATCTCCCAGGCGGTGACGACGGTAGCGGATGCCGGAGCCTTCTATTTTTCGTCAGCGGCTAACGATGGAAATCTTCATTCAAATACGTCAGGAACATATGAGGGAGATTATAACGAGTTCCTCGATGGGAACGGGGTTAGCTGGCATGCTTATAGCGGGTCTGAAATACACAATACTATTACAGATAGTCCTAGCGTCATCACTTTGCAGTGGTCGGACCCCCTTGGCGGCTCGGCGAACGATTACGATCTGTATCTTCTCGATAGCGCAGGAACGGTCTACAACGCGTCGACGGGCACTCAAGACGGTACACAGGATCCGTATGAACAGATTAACGTCGGTGCAGACCTTGCCGGATATAAGATCGCCATCCAGAAATTTACCGGGGAAGCGAGATTTCTGCATCTGAGCGCCAGCCGCGGGAGTCTCACCTACAGCACCAACGGCGCGACCAAGGGCCACTCCACCGTCGAGAAGGCCTTCGGCGTGGCCGCCGTCTCCGCCGCCGGACGCACCACCGCGTTTACGGGAACCGAGGCCGTGGAGACGTTTTCAAGCGACGGCCCGCGCCGCATCTTCTACAACCCGGATGGGTCGGCCATCACCCCAGGGAACTTCCTGGCCAGCGGCGGCCAGGTGCGGCAAAAGCCCGACATCACCGCCGCCGACTGCGTGGCCACCTCCTGGCCCGGCCATACCAGTTTCTGCGGCACCTCCGCCGCCGCCCCCCACGCTGCGGCCATCGCCGGATTGCTCGTCTCCGCCAAGTCGGCCATCACCTATACGGAGATGTTCAACGCCCTCACCTCCACGGCCCTTCCCTCGCCGCCCTCCTGGACAGACTATTTCGGCCTGGGCGTCATCATGGCCGACAGGGCCTACGCCTCGCTACACATTGGCAGTGGAACCAAATACCTGCCAGGATTGTTGCTTTTGTTGGAGTGA
- a CDS encoding sensor histidine kinase: MIPGRIVRSTAFRLAFLYMALFGTSVLVLLGFIYHSTAGFMDRQTDETINAEVRGLTEQYSQQGLSGLVRAIESRVARDKNGGGLYLLTDWKFSPLAGNLREWPDFDATQDGWVDTGLREADGERVFARLKYFLLPGNHHLLVGRDVAERNTVEDLIMDALVWGLVITVAMGGLGAVLMTRGMLGRLDVINRASREIMRGDLTRRIPAKGTGDEFDQLTGNLNDMLDRISGLMDGVRHVSDNIAHDLRGPLNRIRTRLELALPENGADSANRKVLERTIADIDEVLGAFHAILTISQAEAGSRREEFAVLDLARLAEDVAELYEPLAEDKGLRLCVNLSPGVAVSGNRHLLSQALANLVDNAIKYTPSGGEVGVELTSGPDGPELAVRDSGPGVPPEHRQAVLERFHRLESSRNAPGSGLGLSLVAAVAKLHGATLVLADAQPGLRVSLAFPPVEQAAPIV, from the coding sequence GTGATCCCCGGTAGGATCGTCCGGTCCACGGCCTTTCGGCTGGCCTTTTTGTACATGGCCCTGTTCGGAACCTCGGTGCTGGTGCTTTTGGGGTTCATCTACCATTCCACCGCCGGATTCATGGACCGCCAGACCGACGAGACCATCAACGCCGAGGTCCGGGGGCTCACGGAGCAATACAGCCAGCAGGGGCTTTCCGGGCTGGTGCGGGCCATCGAATCCCGCGTGGCCCGGGACAAAAACGGCGGCGGCCTGTATCTGCTCACGGACTGGAAGTTCTCCCCCCTGGCCGGAAATCTCAGGGAATGGCCGGACTTCGACGCCACCCAGGACGGCTGGGTGGACACCGGGTTGCGCGAGGCCGACGGCGAACGCGTGTTCGCCCGGCTGAAATATTTTCTTTTGCCCGGCAACCATCATCTGCTGGTGGGCCGGGACGTGGCCGAGCGCAACACCGTGGAAGACCTGATCATGGACGCCCTGGTGTGGGGCCTGGTGATCACCGTGGCCATGGGCGGCCTGGGCGCGGTGCTCATGACCCGGGGCATGCTCGGCCGCCTGGACGTCATCAACCGGGCCAGCCGGGAGATCATGCGCGGCGACCTCACCCGGCGCATCCCGGCCAAGGGCACGGGCGACGAGTTCGACCAGCTCACCGGGAACTTAAACGACATGCTGGATCGCATAAGCGGCCTCATGGACGGCGTGCGCCACGTCAGCGACAACATCGCCCACGATTTGCGCGGGCCCCTCAACCGCATTCGGACCCGGCTCGAACTGGCCCTGCCCGAAAATGGCGCGGACAGCGCCAACCGCAAGGTGCTGGAACGCACCATCGCCGACATCGACGAGGTGCTGGGGGCGTTTCACGCCATCCTGACCATCTCCCAGGCCGAGGCCGGGAGCCGCCGCGAAGAGTTCGCCGTCCTTGACCTGGCCCGGCTGGCCGAGGATGTGGCCGAACTCTATGAGCCATTGGCCGAAGACAAGGGCCTGCGGCTGTGCGTGAACCTGTCCCCGGGAGTGGCCGTGTCCGGCAACCGGCATCTTTTATCCCAGGCCCTGGCCAATCTGGTGGACAACGCCATCAAGTACACCCCGTCCGGCGGCGAGGTGGGGGTGGAGCTCACGAGCGGCCCGGACGGCCCGGAGCTGGCCGTGAGGGATTCGGGACCGGGCGTGCCGCCCGAGCACCGGCAAGCCGTTCTCGAACGCTTCCACCGTCTGGAGTCAAGCCGCAACGCCCCGGGCAGCGGCCTGGGATTGAGCCTGGTGGCCGCCGTGGCCAAGCTGCACGGGGCGACCCTGGTGCTCGCCGACGCGCAGCCCGGGTTGCGCGTGTCCCTGGCCTTCCCGCCGGTCGAGCAGGCCGCCCCCATCGTATGA
- a CDS encoding response regulator transcription factor — translation MRILIVEDDLEAAAYMAKGLRESGYAVDHVADGKEALYRIAAETHDAMVVDRMLPGVDGLTIIKTMRAAGNKTPVLILSALGDVDDRVKGLKAGGDDYLTKPYAFSELQARLEALLRRGGSEAAETSLRVADLELDLVSRTAARSGRPIELKPKEFLLLEYLMRHAGHVVTRTMLLENVWDYSFDPQTNVIDVHISRLRHKIDRDFDKPLLHTIRGAGYTIRDPR, via the coding sequence GTGCGTATCCTCATCGTCGAAGACGACCTGGAGGCGGCGGCCTACATGGCCAAGGGACTCAGGGAGAGCGGCTATGCCGTGGACCATGTGGCCGACGGCAAGGAGGCCCTGTACCGCATCGCGGCCGAGACCCACGACGCCATGGTCGTGGACCGCATGCTGCCCGGGGTGGACGGCCTGACCATCATCAAAACCATGCGGGCCGCCGGGAACAAGACCCCGGTGCTCATCCTGAGCGCCCTGGGCGATGTGGACGACCGGGTCAAGGGCCTCAAGGCCGGCGGCGACGACTACCTGACCAAGCCCTATGCCTTTTCCGAGCTTCAGGCCCGGCTGGAGGCGCTTTTGCGCCGGGGCGGGAGCGAGGCGGCCGAGACGTCCCTGCGGGTGGCCGACCTGGAGCTGGATCTGGTGTCGCGCACGGCGGCCCGTTCAGGACGCCCCATCGAACTCAAACCCAAGGAATTCCTGCTTCTGGAATACCTCATGCGCCACGCCGGGCATGTGGTCACCCGGACCATGCTTCTGGAAAACGTCTGGGATTATTCCTTCGACCCCCAGACCAACGTCATCGACGTCCACATAAGCCGCCTGCGCCACAAGATCGACAGGGACTTCGACAAGCCGCTCCTGCACACCATTCGCGGCGCGGGGTACACCATTCGTGATCCCCGGTAG
- a CDS encoding sigma-70 family RNA polymerase sigma factor: MDTTPLGDLVRLARSGDARAWRTLAGRFYPSVLGIARRRLSGSSLAEDAVQEAFLAAFCALASLREPESFPAWMAAIVRNQCTRLALGQHPVQSLDDVSQDGAFPLAETGDPAQGLHEARLRAAFDAALKALPGHLREAARRHYGQGQTSRDIAAALGLGEGTVKKRLHAAREILREKMLPYGGAAILRVGYMPITDHLLPMAAQELFRDRPLPVAPRRYLSWQALTADLRQGRVDAAFIMAPLAMRLAARGADLVHVMDAHHDGSSLSVSAQGPMRRLGLPAPYSTHQVLLDHLAAARPELADLSLSVISPSYAISSMRAKKIDAFFCAEPWGAKCVQEKLGRTMLFSKDILPGHTCCILAVRRDFASRHGEVVRKYVRTLLAARDRVRDDPVLGAGILAACTGVARDVAHSVLSGRLVTFDDLRPRPERMEVFLPMMRRDAPSAPPGPAFDLGRFVCPDFA, translated from the coding sequence ATGGACACGACCCCCCTCGGCGATCTGGTGCGTCTGGCCCGGTCTGGCGATGCGCGCGCCTGGCGGACCCTGGCCGGGCGGTTTTATCCGTCCGTCCTTGGCATCGCCCGGCGCAGGCTATCCGGGAGCTCCCTGGCCGAGGACGCCGTGCAGGAGGCCTTTCTGGCCGCGTTTTGCGCCCTGGCCTCACTGCGCGAGCCCGAATCCTTCCCGGCCTGGATGGCGGCCATCGTGCGCAACCAGTGTACGCGGCTGGCGCTCGGGCAGCATCCCGTCCAATCCCTCGACGACGTCAGCCAGGACGGGGCGTTCCCCCTGGCCGAAACCGGCGACCCCGCCCAGGGCCTTCACGAGGCCAGGCTCCGGGCCGCCTTCGACGCGGCCCTTAAGGCCCTGCCCGGACATCTGCGGGAGGCTGCCCGGCGGCATTACGGCCAGGGCCAGACCAGCAGGGACATCGCCGCGGCCCTGGGGCTTGGCGAGGGCACGGTGAAAAAGCGGCTGCACGCCGCCCGGGAGATTTTGCGGGAGAAGATGCTGCCCTACGGCGGGGCGGCCATTTTGCGCGTGGGCTACATGCCCATCACCGACCATCTGCTGCCCATGGCCGCCCAGGAGCTTTTCCGGGACCGGCCCCTGCCCGTGGCCCCGCGCCGCTACCTTTCCTGGCAGGCCCTGACCGCCGACCTGCGCCAGGGGCGGGTGGACGCGGCCTTCATCATGGCCCCCCTGGCCATGCGGCTGGCCGCCAGGGGCGCCGATCTCGTGCATGTCATGGACGCCCACCACGACGGCAGCTCCCTGTCCGTCTCCGCCCAGGGGCCCATGCGCCGCCTGGGGCTGCCTGCGCCCTACAGCACCCATCAGGTGCTCCTCGACCACCTGGCCGCCGCCCGTCCCGAACTGGCCGACCTGAGCCTGTCGGTCATCAGCCCCTCCTACGCCATCTCCTCCATGCGGGCCAAAAAGATCGACGCCTTTTTTTGCGCCGAGCCCTGGGGGGCCAAGTGCGTGCAGGAAAAGCTCGGCCGGACCATGCTTTTCTCCAAGGACATCCTGCCCGGGCACACCTGCTGCATCCTGGCCGTGCGCCGGGATTTCGCCAGCCGCCACGGCGAGGTGGTCCGAAAGTACGTGCGCACCCTGCTGGCCGCCAGGGACAGGGTCCGCGACGATCCGGTCCTGGGGGCCGGAATCCTGGCCGCCTGCACCGGCGTGGCCCGGGACGTGGCCCATTCGGTCCTGTCTGGGCGGCTGGTCACCTTCGACGACCTGCGGCCCCGCCCGGAGCGCATGGAGGTGTTTTTGCCCATGATGCGCCGGGACGCCCCGTCCGCCCCGCCCGGCCCGGCCTTCGACCTGGGCCGGTTCGTCTGCCCGGACTTCGCCTGA
- a CDS encoding glycosyltransferase family protein — translation MAKILYGVHGSQHGHAIRATVIARHLPHHEFLFVSSEEGAGLLSREWRVERFANPGTRYKNYKVDTLATLGLAARTFARRGRELDRLARLIDKFRPDAAISDYEYFVPIAAKRANIPCLSLDHQHVISSCVHDIPAGMRLDYYGILASIRLLFSNCTDYLAISFYQPPVKPGLNARIAPPLLRDSVFRHTPSGGDHILVYQSCSICDAFVPFLKTLPRECRVYGYKVDRVDGNLTFRGYSEEGLLADLSSCAYVICGGSHNLISEALYYGKPVISLPVGGAVEQHLNAAYLEKLGYGRYLDMKNLDAAMIHDFEAELPARRAAIQAANFRGNELVFGLVEDFVKTGRLPLA, via the coding sequence ATGGCCAAAATCCTCTACGGGGTGCACGGCTCCCAGCACGGCCACGCCATCCGGGCCACGGTCATCGCCCGGCATCTGCCGCACCACGAGTTCCTGTTCGTCTCAAGCGAGGAAGGGGCCGGTCTGCTCTCCCGCGAGTGGCGCGTGGAGCGCTTCGCCAACCCTGGCACCCGCTACAAAAACTACAAGGTGGACACCCTGGCCACCCTGGGGCTGGCCGCGCGCACCTTCGCCCGGCGCGGCCGGGAACTGGACCGCCTGGCGCGGCTTATCGACAAATTTAGGCCCGACGCGGCCATCTCCGACTACGAATATTTCGTGCCCATCGCGGCCAAACGGGCGAACATCCCCTGCCTGTCGCTGGACCACCAGCACGTCATCTCCTCCTGCGTCCACGACATCCCGGCCGGCATGCGCCTGGACTATTACGGCATCCTGGCCTCCATCCGCCTGCTTTTCAGCAACTGCACGGACTACCTCGCCATCTCCTTCTACCAGCCGCCGGTCAAACCCGGCCTCAACGCCCGCATCGCGCCGCCGCTTCTGCGCGACAGCGTCTTTCGCCACACGCCCTCGGGCGGCGACCACATCCTGGTCTACCAAAGCTGCTCCATCTGCGACGCCTTCGTGCCTTTTCTCAAAACCCTGCCCCGGGAATGCCGGGTCTACGGCTACAAGGTGGACCGCGTGGACGGGAACCTGACCTTCCGGGGCTATTCCGAGGAGGGGCTTCTGGCCGATCTGTCGAGTTGCGCCTACGTCATCTGCGGCGGCAGCCACAACCTCATCTCCGAGGCGCTCTACTACGGCAAGCCCGTCATCTCCCTGCCCGTGGGCGGGGCCGTGGAACAGCACCTAAACGCCGCCTACCTGGAAAAACTCGGCTACGGCCGCTACCTGGACATGAAAAACCTGGATGCGGCCATGATCCACGACTTCGAAGCCGAACTGCCCGCCCGGCGCGCCGCCATCCAGGCCGCCAACTTCCGGGGCAACGAACTGGTGTTCGGTCTGGTCGAGGACTTCGTCAAAACCGGACGGCTCCCCCTGGCGTAG
- a CDS encoding HPP family protein, producing the protein MIQIRLKPPCRREFRQDVYGPGVISLSRLIWGSAGAGLFLFLAALVSEACGVGVLYPPLAATCFISAACAYLRVARPRQVIAGHFVSTVGGLVAVFAVNWAVSDPALALPLKLGLAVALAAALMQVFDADHPPAAATAAIPAILPLPADTLVLPVHMAWGAVMVVGFSLAWNRVWFEFPAPEDGTCASRRRFGLERIELAGLVLCAAAFALMALRPVSEGCYLAGMWVMLAGVAAFLAQPFVTGMVIGGEARECPPGLPHLPPSGGKRDDPPGG; encoded by the coding sequence ATGATCCAGATACGCCTCAAGCCGCCGTGCCGCCGGGAATTTCGTCAAGACGTCTACGGGCCGGGGGTCATCTCCCTGTCGCGGCTGATCTGGGGATCGGCCGGGGCGGGGCTCTTTTTGTTTCTGGCGGCGCTTGTGTCCGAGGCCTGCGGGGTGGGGGTGCTCTATCCTCCCCTGGCGGCCACCTGCTTCATCAGCGCGGCCTGCGCCTACCTGCGCGTGGCCCGGCCCCGGCAGGTCATCGCCGGGCATTTCGTGTCCACCGTGGGCGGGCTTGTCGCTGTCTTTGCGGTGAATTGGGCGGTGTCCGACCCGGCCCTGGCCCTGCCGCTCAAACTCGGGCTGGCCGTGGCCCTGGCGGCGGCGCTCATGCAGGTCTTCGACGCCGACCATCCCCCGGCGGCGGCCACGGCGGCCATTCCGGCCATCCTGCCGCTGCCTGCCGACACGCTGGTCCTGCCGGTGCATATGGCCTGGGGGGCGGTTATGGTGGTGGGGTTTTCCCTGGCCTGGAACCGGGTGTGGTTCGAGTTTCCGGCCCCGGAGGACGGGACATGCGCCTCCCGCAGGCGCTTTGGCCTGGAGCGGATCGAACTGGCCGGACTGGTCCTGTGCGCGGCGGCGTTTGCGCTCATGGCCCTGCGGCCGGTGTCGGAGGGCTGCTATCTGGCCGGGATGTGGGTGATGCTGGCCGGGGTGGCGGCGTTTTTGGCCCAGCCCTTCGTGACGGGGATGGTCATTGGCGGCGAGGCCCGGGAATGTCCGCCGGGGCTGCCGCATCTCCCCCCGTCCGGGGGAAAGCGGGATGATCCCCCTGGCGGGTGA
- a CDS encoding 4Fe-4S dicluster domain-containing protein, with protein sequence MKQLSIMVDLDRCIGCKTCIVACRNHHGLVDHENAMPGEMSHYIRVESELTGTYPDLAEDFWVVMCQHCKKPPCIKACPSGAIAKDAQTGIVRIDKEACTGAKKCLAKCPYDVIQFDAAGNFAHKCDLCYDRVIHGLEPVCVEVCLADALRFGEKEILLMHAEAEGKELIKKRSTQSILYVKSPRR encoded by the coding sequence ATGAAACAGCTCAGCATCATGGTCGATCTCGACCGCTGCATCGGCTGCAAGACCTGCATCGTCGCCTGCCGCAACCATCACGGCCTGGTGGACCACGAAAACGCCATGCCCGGGGAGATGAGCCACTATATCCGGGTGGAGAGCGAACTCACGGGAACCTATCCCGATCTGGCCGAGGACTTCTGGGTGGTCATGTGCCAGCACTGCAAAAAGCCGCCGTGCATCAAGGCCTGTCCGTCCGGGGCCATCGCCAAGGACGCCCAGACCGGCATCGTGCGCATCGACAAGGAGGCCTGCACCGGCGCGAAGAAGTGTCTGGCCAAGTGTCCCTACGACGTGATCCAGTTCGACGCCGCAGGCAACTTCGCCCACAAGTGCGACCTGTGCTACGACCGGGTGATCCATGGCCTGGAGCCGGTGTGCGTGGAGGTCTGCCTGGCCGACGCGTTACGCTTCGGCGAGAAGGAAATCCTGCTCATGCACGCCGAGGCCGAGGGCAAGGAGTTGATCAAAAAGCGCAGCACCCAGTCGATCCTGTATGTGAAAAGCCCCAGGCGGTAG
- a CDS encoding molybdopterin-containing oxidoreductase family protein, with translation MHRNEWIPTVCYQCKAECAILARVEDGVVKEVKGNPLARGKMCVKGMAGVTTLYSAERLKYPLKRVGERGEGRFERITWDEALDIMEKKLRELRERGEAHTFTYSMFPHSTTDPKWRFVNAAGGFISTGLPHCDSAKIMAHLHTFGCFPNHHIAPMYYTVPKGGLMILSGRHPFGCLDDACVPRDILNAKARGAKLVVIDPIFRSEAAKADWWIPIKPGGDAALFLGVCHYLLTNDLYDKAFCEKWVRPGDMDNLMAFIADKTPEKMSRICEVPAADIVRLAKMCAEAKSVCIDAFKSIMYGNAMDWGHVWSILLVITGNLDNPGGQPLPEIAPMAPVTPVPPAPNLKELGYHRTGPDKNRFDHYNFILEPTWYAAQAVKDGTLKVFFASECNPALSEMGSGEWRKAMTMRDEKGDYKLELFVVTEIMPSETMKWADLVLPDQTNFERWELLYMPWWYNYGHTAALCRPVIEPLHETRHANRVMIELGKRMFPEYFAFKDDLEYYDIELSGVGMSVEKLMDGGGLWSPGTAGFRKYEDAGKFNTASGKIELEWRMYADIGQQWPSPELPLEFRRGEKEFPFILVNFRTIFLNNTGAWSQNNAQLRDPVSGLDANPVVINPIDAKRLGIAEGDMVTVASSTGEVRLPVALSQRIKPGCAGLIHGFGQTMGKVAARGNWAGDNELIADAGSHLDEQDLRGGEAHVATRVNIHK, from the coding sequence ATGCACCGAAACGAATGGATTCCCACCGTCTGTTACCAGTGCAAGGCGGAGTGCGCCATTTTAGCCCGCGTCGAGGACGGCGTGGTCAAGGAGGTCAAGGGCAATCCCCTGGCCAGGGGCAAGATGTGCGTCAAGGGTATGGCCGGCGTCACCACCCTGTATTCCGCAGAACGCCTCAAATACCCGCTCAAGCGGGTGGGCGAGCGCGGCGAGGGCAGGTTCGAACGCATCACCTGGGACGAAGCCCTGGACATCATGGAAAAAAAGCTGCGCGAGCTGCGGGAGCGCGGCGAGGCCCACACCTTCACCTATTCCATGTTTCCCCACTCCACCACCGATCCCAAGTGGCGCTTCGTCAACGCTGCGGGCGGCTTCATTTCCACGGGGCTGCCGCACTGCGACTCGGCCAAGATCATGGCCCATCTGCACACCTTCGGCTGCTTCCCCAACCACCACATCGCGCCCATGTACTACACCGTGCCCAAGGGCGGGCTCATGATCCTCTCGGGCAGGCATCCCTTTGGCTGCCTGGACGACGCCTGTGTGCCCCGGGACATCCTGAACGCCAAGGCGCGCGGGGCCAAGCTTGTGGTCATCGACCCCATCTTCCGCTCCGAGGCCGCCAAGGCCGACTGGTGGATCCCCATCAAGCCCGGCGGCGACGCAGCCCTGTTCCTGGGCGTGTGCCACTATCTGCTGACCAACGATCTGTACGACAAGGCCTTTTGCGAGAAGTGGGTGCGGCCCGGGGACATGGACAACCTCATGGCCTTCATCGCGGACAAGACCCCGGAAAAGATGAGCCGCATCTGCGAGGTTCCGGCCGCGGACATCGTCAGGCTGGCGAAAATGTGCGCCGAGGCCAAAAGTGTGTGCATCGACGCCTTTAAGTCCATCATGTACGGCAACGCCATGGACTGGGGGCATGTCTGGAGCATCCTTTTGGTCATCACCGGCAACCTGGACAACCCCGGCGGCCAGCCCCTGCCCGAGATCGCGCCCATGGCCCCGGTCACGCCCGTGCCCCCGGCCCCAAACCTCAAGGAACTGGGTTATCACCGCACCGGCCCCGACAAGAACAGGTTCGACCACTACAACTTCATCCTGGAACCCACCTGGTACGCGGCCCAGGCCGTAAAAGACGGAACCCTCAAGGTCTTTTTCGCCTCGGAATGCAATCCGGCCCTGTCGGAGATGGGGTCCGGGGAATGGCGCAAGGCCATGACCATGCGCGACGAAAAGGGCGACTACAAGCTGGAGCTTTTCGTGGTCACGGAGATCATGCCTTCGGAGACCATGAAGTGGGCGGATCTGGTCCTGCCGGATCAGACCAACTTCGAACGCTGGGAACTGCTGTACATGCCCTGGTGGTACAACTACGGGCACACGGCGGCCCTGTGCCGCCCGGTCATCGAACCTTTGCACGAAACCCGGCACGCCAACCGGGTCATGATCGAACTCGGCAAGCGCATGTTCCCGGAATACTTCGCCTTCAAGGACGACCTGGAATACTACGACATCGAACTGTCGGGCGTGGGCATGTCCGTCGAAAAGCTCATGGATGGCGGGGGCCTGTGGTCGCCGGGCACGGCGGGCTTTCGCAAGTACGAGGACGCCGGGAAGTTCAACACCGCAAGCGGCAAGATCGAGCTGGAATGGCGGATGTACGCGGACATCGGGCAACAGTGGCCGAGTCCCGAACTGCCGCTGGAGTTTCGCCGGGGCGAGAAGGAGTTCCCCTTCATTCTGGTGAACTTCCGCACCATCTTCTTAAACAACACCGGGGCCTGGTCCCAGAATAACGCCCAACTGCGCGACCCGGTCTCAGGCCTGGACGCCAATCCCGTGGTCATAAACCCCATCGACGCCAAGCGGCTGGGCATCGCCGAGGGCGACATGGTCACCGTGGCCTCGTCAACCGGTGAGGTCCGGCTGCCCGTGGCCCTGTCGCAGCGTATAAAGCCGGGCTGCGCCGGGCTGATCCACGGCTTCGGGCAGACCATGGGCAAGGTGGCGGCGCGGGGGAACTGGGCCGGGGACAACGAACTGATCGCCGACGCCGGATCGCACCTGGACGAGCAGGACCTGCGCGGCGGCGAAGCCCACGTGGCCACCCGCGTGAACATCCACAAGTAG
- a CDS encoding DUF169 domain-containing protein, with translation MNDILEQTSALIEDLGHDEEPVGIFYTDAEPGDGFVPKPGVPFNIEMEAKNEIDWKGLWGNFSCVLGKVWLARRQRKPAYFEATRYGCPGGSFFLGFHKPQIHFLDHYISLGIPNVTEGEFYLPSPQHVRAFFDAIDPRPAPARFCVIKPLSLFCGGETPELVAFFSRGEVLGGLCQLAFFATGDPDVVALPFGAGCSNLVTWPLRYLETGRPRAVVGGMDPSCRKFLKADELSFCVPIALYRTMLAARPESFLKTKTWAGVRTKVLRSRRAWGEMPED, from the coding sequence GTGAACGACATTTTGGAGCAAACCAGTGCGCTCATTGAGGATCTCGGCCACGACGAGGAGCCTGTCGGCATTTTCTACACCGACGCCGAGCCCGGCGACGGCTTCGTCCCCAAGCCGGGGGTTCCCTTCAACATCGAGATGGAGGCCAAAAACGAGATCGACTGGAAGGGCCTGTGGGGGAATTTTTCCTGTGTGCTGGGCAAGGTCTGGCTGGCCAGACGCCAGAGAAAACCCGCCTATTTCGAAGCGACGCGCTACGGCTGCCCCGGCGGTTCCTTTTTTCTGGGGTTCCACAAACCCCAGATCCACTTCCTGGACCATTACATCTCCCTGGGCATCCCAAACGTCACCGAAGGGGAGTTCTATCTCCCCTCGCCGCAGCATGTGCGCGCCTTCTTCGACGCCATCGACCCTCGCCCGGCTCCGGCCCGGTTTTGCGTCATAAAGCCCCTGTCGCTTTTTTGCGGCGGCGAAACACCCGAACTGGTGGCCTTTTTCTCCCGGGGCGAGGTGCTGGGCGGGCTGTGCCAACTGGCCTTTTTCGCCACCGGCGACCCGGACGTGGTGGCCCTGCCCTTTGGTGCGGGATGTTCCAACCTGGTCACCTGGCCCCTGCGCTATCTGGAGACCGGACGGCCGCGCGCGGTGGTGGGCGGCATGGACCCGTCGTGCCGCAAGTTCCTCAAGGCCGACGAACTGAGCTTTTGCGTGCCTATTGCGCTGTACCGGACCATGCTGGCGGCCCGGCCGGAGTCGTTTCTGAAAACCAAGACCTGGGCCGGGGTGCGCACCAAGGTGCTGCGCAGCCGCAGGGCCTGGGGCGAGATGCCGGAAGACTGA